The DNA sequence GTCATGCGCCGCCGCCCGCGTCTTCCATTGCCCCCGGGTGCAGTCAGTGAAGCCGTACGGTGGCTCCTGCGCCAGCCCCTTGTAGGCGATGATCTCCTCGCCGATCTGGATGGTGTTGCCGGTGCTCACGTCGCTCCAGAAGGTCTTCAGCCCTTCGGGCTTCTCGACCGTGGGGATGAACTTGTCGTCGGGCCCGACGGCAGCGGCGAGGGTGAAGTGCGCGTCCTTGGTCAGGCGCGAGTCCGGCACGGGGCTCACCCACGGGTCATCCACCTGGATGCACCCGGTCAGGGTGTGCATGCCCACCTTGAACCCGGCTGCATGGAGCTTCGTGACGACCTGCTTGAGGCCCGCCATGCCGTGCGGGAAGAGGTCCGGATGGGGCTCATAGTGCCCCATCTTCCACCACCAGGGGCACAGGTGGATCTCATCGAAGCCGCCCCGGCGACCGAGGGCGATCCACTCGTCCACGTTCTTCTCCGAGACGGTCGCGAACAGGTACGAGCCGCGGTTCTGCTCGGCATCCAGCGCGAAGGGCCCGCCGACCGGCGAGTTGGGCAGCCCCTCGGTGCGCACGACCGTCTTCAGCACCTCGCGCACCGTCTTGGTCGGGCTACCCACGAGGGCCGTCCGCGCCCCGACGAGGCCGTACTGCCGCACGCAGCGCGGCAGGAACGTTGGTCGGGGTGCGCCGCCCACCAGGCTGACTTCCGCCTGCAGGTTCAGGGGCACGACCGCCGCGGCGAAGTCATCATCGGCGGCCCACGCCACGGAGCCGCTGAGGCGCTTGGCAGGGCTGACGGCCAGGGCCCCGAAGACCATCTCATCGGCCTCCGGGTCGCTGACCGAGGCGACCTCCAGGACGAAGCAGCGATCCTTCGGGGTGACCTTGACCTGCGCGGTGAGGCCGGACTTGCCGAAGGTGAAGTCCAGCACGCCGGCGCGGTAGGTACACGCCGAGGGGCGGTAGGTGATGCCGGCGCGCTTGATGGTGACGAAGTCCATCGGGGGCCGGGCGCAGTGGTCCTGTCCGGTGGCCTTGTCCACGAAGGCCACGACCCGCCCCCGCCTGTCCAGCGCCACCCGCGTCAGCTTGTTCTCGAGCGTGAAGGCGGGCTGTGCCGGCGGCGCCGGGATCTTGACGTAGGGAGCTTCGCCCGGACCGGCCGCAGCATGGGTGGCGGCGCCGGCGGCGTAGGCGGCGGCGACCTCGGCGGCGCTCAGTGCCCGCTTGTAGAGACGCACCTCATCAATCATGCCCGTGTGGCACGCCTGGGCATTCCCCCAGGTGCCGATCTGCAGGTCGCCAGAGAACCCGACCGGGTAGTCCCACGTGGCCGTTCCGACCCGCTTCCCGTTCACGTACGTCTCGATGGTGGGGCGGCGGAAAGTCGCGGTCAGGTAGACCCACTCGCCGGGTTTGACCTGGCCCAGCGTGGCGCTCGTCTCAGCCCAGTCCGTGCCGAGCAGGGGCCCC is a window from the bacterium genome containing:
- a CDS encoding LamG domain-containing protein, which codes for MCRMSGLHAIALVVALTCLGSAPLSAQAPAGQASPDPALLGDWRCDEGEGDVLADSSGRGNDGDIRGAEWVKGRFGTALYFGGRDAYVSVPGVPGLDGSNEMTVSAWVYWEKSGRYPNIISSGNWCPGGFLIFVADNGCSFRMGKPGKGPLLGTDWAETSATLGQVKPGEWVYLTATFRRPTIETYVNGKRVGTATWDYPVGFSGDLQIGTWGNAQACHTGMIDEVRLYKRALSAAEVAAAYAAGAATHAAAGPGEAPYVKIPAPPAQPAFTLENKLTRVALDRRGRVVAFVDKATGQDHCARPPMDFVTIKRAGITYRPSACTYRAGVLDFTFGKSGLTAQVKVTPKDRCFVLEVASVSDPEADEMVFGALAVSPAKRLSGSVAWAADDDFAAAVVPLNLQAEVSLVGGAPRPTFLPRCVRQYGLVGARTALVGSPTKTVREVLKTVVRTEGLPNSPVGGPFALDAEQNRGSYLFATVSEKNVDEWIALGRRGGFDEIHLCPWWWKMGHYEPHPDLFPHGMAGLKQVVTKLHAAGFKVGMHTLTGCIQVDDPWVSPVPDSRLTKDAHFTLAAAVGPDDKFIPTVEKPEGLKTFWSDVSTGNTIQIGEEIIAYKGLAQEPPYGFTDCTRGQWKTRAAAHDKGSGADHLVASYCCYFPDESSTLLDEMAQRIADVFNTCGTDMIYMDGSEGMKTTHAVAKMKRAIFTRLKGQTMVESSSGSWGAWPFHSRVGAWDHPLWGFNRFTDLHCASLEKHSASEMLPGHMGWWVITGPAPDHAEMLPEDMEYFCGKCLGWDYSMSLEGVAAGARPPNARQDEYLTMLGRYERLRLARYFPESVRAKLRTQGEQFRLAQAPDGAWQLRPTDYAAHRITSLTDGTQ